Proteins from a genomic interval of Macaca mulatta isolate MMU2019108-1 chromosome 18, T2T-MMU8v2.0, whole genome shotgun sequence:
- the CETN1 gene encoding centrin-1 — MASSFKKPSAAPTSQKRKLAPKPELTEDQKQEVREAFDLFDADGSGTIDVKELKVAMRALGFEPRKEEMKKMISEVDKEGTGKISFNDFLAVMTQKMSEKDTKEEILKAFRLFDDDETGKISFKNLKRVANELGENLTDEELQEMIDEADRDGDGEVNEEEFLRIMKKTNLY; from the coding sequence atggcttccagcttcaagAAGCCCAGCGCCGCCCCCACCAGCCAAAAGAGAAAGTTGGCGCCTAAGCCCGAGCTCACTGAAGATCAGAAGCAAGAAGTTCGGGAAGCGTTTGACCTCTTTGACGCGGACGGAAGCGGGACCATCGACGTGAAGGAGCTGAAGGTGGCCATGAGAGCTCTGGGCTTCGAACCCAGGAAGGAAGAGATGAAGAAGATGATCTCCGAGGTGGACAAGGAAGGCACGGGGAAGATCAGCTTCAATGACTTCCTGGCCGTGATGACTCAGAAGATGTCCGAGAAGGACACCAAAGAAGAAATCCTGAAGGCCTTCAGGCTCTTTGATGACGATGAGACCGGGAAGATCTCGTTCAAAAACCTGAAGCGCGTGGCCAACGAGCTGGGGGAAAACCTCACGGATGAGGAGCTGCAGGAGATGATCGACGAAGCTGATCGGGACGGGGACGGCGAAGTGAATGAGGAGGAGTTCCTTCGGATCATGAAGAAGACCAACCTTTACTGA